The following are encoded in a window of SAR202 cluster bacterium genomic DNA:
- the def gene encoding peptide deformylase has protein sequence MAVVPIIRFPNGVLREKAKKVKKIDKSVDRLIEDMIDTLEDAGGVGLAANQVGVLRRVIVIHLPEEEEPRVYINPEITHKEGRRDVTEGCLSVPGFSGLITRAIWVKAQGMDRQWKLVRLKADGLLAQALEHEIDHLNGILYLDHITSHENLIKHEPEPEEAAGAEDEEQPAAQAQPETAGI, from the coding sequence GTGGCTGTCGTACCCATAATCAGGTTCCCGAACGGCGTCCTCAGAGAAAAGGCCAAGAAGGTCAAGAAGATCGACAAGTCGGTCGACCGGCTTATCGAGGACATGATCGACACGCTGGAGGACGCCGGAGGCGTGGGCCTGGCCGCAAACCAGGTCGGAGTTCTGCGCCGCGTCATCGTCATCCACTTGCCTGAAGAGGAAGAGCCGCGCGTGTACATCAACCCGGAGATCACCCACAAGGAAGGCCGGCGCGACGTAACGGAAGGCTGCCTCAGCGTCCCCGGCTTCTCGGGCCTTATTACGCGCGCCATCTGGGTGAAGGCGCAGGGCATGGACCGTCAGTGGAAGCTGGTGCGCCTGAAGGCGGACGGCCTCCTGGCGCAGGCGCTGGAGCACGAGATAGACCACCTCAACGGTATCCTTTACCTGGATCACATCACCAGCCACGAGAACCTGATCAAGCACGAGCCCGAGCCGGAGGAAGCCGCCGGCGCCGAGGATGAAGAGCAGCCCGCCGCACAGGCCCAACCGGAGACCGCCGGCATATAG
- the secD gene encoding protein translocase subunit SecD, giving the protein MEATVRRYARTLGIIIVLVVASLLILGFQTFKIGNFIRGGDTPLGLTLGLDLQGGSHLVYQASLTDEATGQPIIPTADQMEALKKTIERRVNSSGLGEPNIQILGDDRLLIQMPGVTDPDRAKQLIGETARLEFRHRQLEVARAIAGLTQEDIVAVRVVDAAAPVATTTTSVESATSTDSNATSTDSTATSTEPVITTPPVPEPRLEIDFTEAGATAFAAALAEMVRSLEIVPGNPSVYPTQLTIAVEGSDQPALNIPSSRVLIQPGGFSIPLGGDPYIRRVPNTNTFRVNLIAGLTDMTEAQQRFGNNPTLNLGLLMGKLDESVGLTGDDLSRAYPGQHAQTNRPIVNIEFTPDGAKKFAEITGRIAGTQDLLAIYLDEEELIAPSVNQAITGGSAFIEGQDFTIQRVRDIALLLESGRLPIPINLIQEREVDAILGKDSLEKSLVAGWVGLALVMLFMVLYYRVPGFVASLALVVYTILLLAIFKLFNVTLTLSGVAATILSIGMAVDANVLIFERMKEELRAGRTMLAAINIGFNRAWSAILDSNVSTLITCAILYWFGDALAAPLVMGFALNLAIGVALSMFTAVIVSRTFMRFIVATPLGKKYGLFVPSAAKQLPQNQKPAAAADARS; this is encoded by the coding sequence CTGGAGGCAACGGTGCGTAGATACGCCCGGACTTTAGGAATAATCATCGTGTTGGTAGTAGCATCCCTCTTGATTCTGGGTTTCCAGACCTTCAAGATCGGGAACTTCATTCGCGGCGGCGACACGCCGTTGGGGTTGACCCTCGGGCTCGACCTCCAGGGCGGTAGCCACCTCGTCTACCAGGCCAGCCTCACAGACGAAGCCACTGGCCAGCCAATTATCCCGACCGCGGACCAGATGGAGGCGCTCAAGAAGACTATCGAGCGCCGCGTCAACTCCTCCGGCCTGGGAGAGCCGAATATCCAAATACTTGGTGACGACCGCCTGCTCATCCAGATGCCGGGCGTTACCGACCCGGACCGCGCCAAGCAGCTCATCGGTGAGACGGCGCGCCTGGAGTTCCGCCACCGACAACTCGAGGTGGCCCGGGCTATTGCGGGCCTTACCCAGGAAGACATCGTTGCCGTCCGCGTAGTGGACGCGGCCGCTCCGGTGGCGACGACAACCACGTCCGTAGAGTCCGCCACAAGCACGGATTCGAATGCGACAAGCACGGACTCCACAGCGACCAGCACCGAGCCGGTTATCACTACGCCGCCGGTCCCGGAGCCGAGGCTGGAGATAGACTTTACGGAAGCGGGCGCCACGGCCTTCGCCGCGGCCCTTGCGGAGATGGTCCGGAGCCTGGAGATCGTCCCCGGCAACCCGTCCGTCTACCCTACCCAGCTGACGATAGCCGTTGAGGGCAGCGACCAGCCCGCTCTGAACATCCCGTCCAGCCGCGTGCTGATACAGCCGGGCGGGTTCTCCATCCCGCTCGGCGGCGACCCTTACATTCGACGGGTCCCGAACACCAACACGTTCAGGGTCAACCTGATCGCCGGCCTGACGGACATGACCGAGGCGCAGCAGCGCTTCGGCAACAACCCCACGCTGAACCTCGGCCTGCTGATGGGCAAACTGGACGAGAGCGTGGGGCTTACGGGCGACGACCTGTCGCGCGCATACCCAGGCCAGCACGCCCAGACCAACCGGCCTATCGTGAACATCGAGTTCACGCCGGACGGCGCGAAGAAGTTCGCGGAGATAACCGGCAGGATCGCCGGCACGCAGGACCTGCTCGCCATTTACCTGGATGAAGAGGAACTGATCGCTCCTTCCGTCAACCAGGCCATCACCGGCGGCTCGGCATTCATCGAGGGCCAGGACTTCACTATCCAGCGCGTGCGCGACATCGCGCTGCTGCTTGAGTCCGGCCGCCTCCCTATACCGATCAACCTGATCCAGGAGCGCGAAGTAGACGCCATCCTGGGTAAGGACTCGCTTGAGAAGAGCCTGGTTGCGGGATGGGTGGGCCTGGCGCTGGTGATGCTCTTCATGGTCCTGTACTACCGCGTGCCCGGCTTCGTGGCCTCGCTGGCGCTTGTCGTGTACACGATTCTGCTGCTGGCGATCTTCAAGCTCTTCAACGTGACGCTCACCCTGTCCGGCGTGGCCGCCACCATCCTGTCGATAGGTATGGCGGTGGACGCGAACGTGCTGATATTCGAGCGTATGAAGGAAGAGCTCAGGGCCGGCAGGACAATGCTGGCGGCCATCAATATCGGCTTCAACCGCGCATGGTCCGCAATCCTGGACTCCAACGTTTCGACCCTGATTACCTGCGCAATCCTGTACTGGTTCGGCGATGCCCTTGCAGCGCCGCTGGTTATGGGCTTCGCTCTCAACCTGGCCATAGGCGTGGCACTCTCAATGTTCACTGCAGTTATCGTGAGCCGCACGTTCATGCGGTTCATCGTTGCAACGCCTCTCGGCAAGAAATATGGCCTGTTCGTCCCGTCGGCTGCCAAGCAGCTTCCGCAGAACCAGAAGCCGGCCGCCGCCGCGGACGCAAGGAGCTAA
- a CDS encoding CCA tRNA nucleotidyltransferase: MSNPARPTLPLYEALALLPEHTREISRLLHGMGAEAYIVGGAVRDLLMGRRPHDLDIAVRGDSRALAEAIAARFGGHAILMDRERGIVRVTVHLGDQVHTVDINPYVQSIDADLARRDFAINAMAVRLSGDGAYSELLDPYGGVRDLAAGLVRAVQPGIFAADPARLMRAPRLAAQLGFAIESATDAAIISHAPLISTIAPERVRDELLKLLAAPGAKDSVILLDRLQLLGVIIPEIYEGRGVTQPAEHYWDVFTHNVETVGQVERVVTAPAGSAPDLAFVPRFDGIAEHFGSEISDGHTRLTLLKLAGLLHDVAKPDTRTVEPGGRIRFLGHHLAGAEITVRILGRLRVGHKGVAHVRDMVESHLRPSQMAQPGNLPTPRATYRYYRDIGDAAIDTLYLNMGDYLAARGPTLKTDDWRRHCTVISHILKDASPRTSVEKWPTLVDGRDIIGTFAIQPGPEVGRLLEIVREAQATGEITTREDALTLIKSSLRSGGNGA; this comes from the coding sequence ATGAGCAACCCAGCCCGCCCCACTCTCCCCCTTTACGAAGCCCTGGCGCTGCTCCCTGAACACACCCGCGAAATCAGCCGCCTCCTCCACGGAATGGGTGCGGAAGCCTACATCGTCGGAGGCGCCGTCCGCGACTTACTCATGGGCAGGCGCCCTCACGACCTGGATATCGCAGTGCGCGGCGACTCCCGCGCACTGGCGGAGGCCATTGCCGCACGCTTCGGCGGGCACGCCATTCTTATGGACCGCGAGCGTGGAATCGTCCGCGTTACGGTGCACCTCGGCGATCAAGTGCACACGGTGGACATCAACCCGTACGTGCAGTCGATCGACGCAGACCTCGCGAGACGCGATTTCGCAATCAATGCCATGGCCGTAAGGCTGTCCGGCGACGGCGCATATTCGGAGCTGCTGGACCCGTATGGCGGCGTGCGCGACCTTGCGGCAGGACTCGTTCGCGCTGTTCAACCTGGCATCTTTGCAGCCGACCCCGCGCGGCTGATGCGGGCGCCGCGTCTGGCCGCCCAGCTTGGCTTTGCAATAGAGTCTGCTACTGACGCCGCGATCATCAGTCATGCCCCCCTCATTTCCACAATTGCCCCGGAGCGGGTGCGTGACGAACTGCTCAAACTGCTGGCGGCGCCGGGAGCAAAGGACTCGGTCATACTGCTGGACCGCCTGCAACTCCTGGGCGTCATCATTCCGGAGATCTACGAAGGACGTGGCGTGACACAGCCGGCCGAGCACTATTGGGATGTATTCACGCACAATGTAGAGACCGTAGGCCAGGTGGAGCGGGTGGTGACGGCGCCGGCAGGCTCAGCGCCGGATCTGGCGTTCGTGCCGCGATTTGACGGAATAGCGGAACACTTCGGAAGTGAGATTTCGGACGGACACACCCGCCTGACTCTGCTAAAATTGGCTGGTTTGCTTCACGACGTCGCCAAACCGGACACGAGGACCGTCGAGCCCGGCGGGCGCATTCGCTTCCTGGGCCACCACCTCGCCGGAGCAGAGATAACAGTGCGAATACTCGGCAGGCTGCGCGTCGGCCACAAAGGCGTCGCGCACGTGCGCGACATGGTGGAGAGCCACCTGCGGCCAAGCCAGATGGCGCAGCCCGGAAATCTGCCGACACCCCGCGCTACGTACAGGTACTACAGGGACATCGGCGACGCGGCTATCGACACACTGTACCTTAATATGGGAGACTATCTCGCAGCGCGCGGCCCAACCCTCAAGACCGATGACTGGCGACGCCATTGCACCGTCATTAGCCACATCCTCAAGGATGCATCCCCTCGCACCAGCGTAGAAAAATGGCCAACACTGGTCGACGGCCGCGATATAATAGGTACTTTCGCCATTCAGCCGGGGCCGGAGGTGGGCCGCCTCCTGGAGATAGTCCGAGAGGCGCAGGCTACCGGCGAGATAACAACCCGAGAAGATGCCCTTACATTGATCAAATCTAGTTTGCGTTCTGGAGGCAACGGTGCGTAG